The Primulina eburnea isolate SZY01 chromosome 8, ASM2296580v1, whole genome shotgun sequence genome contains a region encoding:
- the LOC140839207 gene encoding WUSCHEL-related homeobox 11-like → MYSQAQDTATRPSHAVEASTDPRHEPVRSRWTPKPEQTLFLESIFNSGMVNPSKNETVRIRKMLEKFGSVGDTNVFYWFQNRRSRSRRRQRQIQESLATGEPQRGIQNEKRAVAAGGFATNSFCINTGSCSLVDSGSSSSRGISTDHYFFSYPGLQELGGQNSIFGHSDATNSQFRSGVITVFVNGVATDVSRGTFDIKEMFGGDFVLFHSSGMPLQVNEYGFLVHSLQHGESLFYW, encoded by the exons ATGTACAGTCAGGCCCAAGACACTGCCACACGTCCGAGTCACGCTGTGGAAGCCTCCACCGACCCGAGACACGAGCCGGTGCGGTCACGGTGGACTCCAAAGCCCGAACAAACCCTCTTTCTTGAATCAATCTTCAACAGCGGGATGGTCAATCCATCCAAAAACGAGACTGTGAGGATTCGAAAGATGCTCGAGAAGTTCGGATCCGTCGGCGACACCAATGTCTTCTACTGGTTCCAGAACCGCCGCTCCCGGTCGCGCCGAAGGCAGCGACAAATCCAGGAAAGCCTCGCCACGGGAGAGCCGCAGCGGGGGATTCAGAATGAAAAGAGAGCCGTGGCAGCTGGTGGATTTGCAACAAATTCTTTTTGTATTAACACAGGCTCCTGCAGTTTGGTGGACTCGGGCTCTTCCTCATCTCGCGGGATTAGTACCGATCATTATTTTTTCTCGTATCCGGGACTTCAAGAACTTGGCGGCCAAAACTCAATCTTTGGACACTCCGATGCTACGAATTCGCAATTCCGATCTG GAGTGATTACAGTGTTTGTAAATGGAGTAGCAACAGATGTGAGTAGGGGGACTTTTGATATTAAGGAAATGTTTGGGGGAGACTTTGTGTTATTTCATTCGTCAGGGATGCCATTGCAAGTCAATGAGTATGGATTTCTGGTGCACAGCTTGCAGCATGGAGAAAGCTTATTTTACTGgtga
- the LOC140837914 gene encoding protein PHYTOCHROME KINASE SUBSTRATE 4-like — MASATILKNFMYDSTQQPMFNVIETPLDFTTFAQNNSPFEDLSFSSYLKPKDKQNETNSTTDDTEISIFDAQKYFSETNDSKSDPKKPIRQKQKEGAEQDSVSIRRQSSVNSSADGYDRNYHRSRSFKTRPTASSEASWNSQTGLLANPPGSVSVSLKNFETDGCKKRNSSGKKWFLNSKSCCIGKKSVQVKETTSENENPGPDTESISNTDLVIHKGPNPGNYLESVQSPRQHLVSASGRPFLDGVGPFSFPILNPSNKSNRLKDVVKKPNVSVLEDPPRKSLEIFQAMLELSSALRPDHSSMLNRPQFKIPGSPISRLTNMDDDVGSDASSDLFEIESLSTPTSYPTYRRSDSLEESAPLTFSARRFASAHGININSGNVQFEMRSLGDPPTPYVADTECYAPSEVSIDWSVTTAEGFDKASVTNFSVSASEIGNVDCLRERLPQQEEGDGGDGGKRKGNGGLLLMGCRQEKAVSVGPQPVKCVAEGPPIFPLHVGGRPPRAIKTTRVAGGGSKAARLSLAFAA, encoded by the coding sequence ATGGCTTCGGCAACAATACTAAAAAATTTCATGTACGATTCAACCCAACAGCCCATGTTTAATGTTATAGAAACTCCCCTTGATTTCACCACTTTTGCGCAGAATAATTCTCCATTCGAAGATTTATCCTTCTCCTCTTACCTCAAACCCAAAGATAAACAAAATGAGACCAATTCCACCACTGATGACACAGAAATAAGTATTTTTGATGCGCAGAAGTATTTCAGCGAGACCAATGACTCGAAAAGCGACCCGAAGAAACCGATTCGGCAGAAGCAGAAAGAGGGAGCTGAACAAGATTCGGTATCGATTCGAAGGCAGTCATCTGTTAATTCTTCTGCAGATGGATATGACAGGAATTATCATCGATCAAGATCATTTAAGACGAGGCCCACAGCTTCGTCGGAGGCGAGCTGGAACAGTCAAACGGGGCTTTTGGCGAATCCTCCGGGTTCGGTTAGCGTCTCGTTGAAAAATTTTGAGACGGATGGGTGCAAGAAACGAAACTCGTCCGGTAAAAAGTGGTTCTTGAACTCAAAAAGCTGCTGCATTGGGAAAAAATCTGTCCAGGTTAAGGAAACAACCTCGGAGAACGAGAATCCAGGACCTGATACTGAAAGCATCAGTAACACGGATTTGGTTATCCACAAAGGTCCAAACCCTGGGAATTATCTTGAATCAGTTCAATCACCACGTCAGCACCTTGTTTCGGCGTCGGGCAGGCCGTTTCTCGATGGAGTAGGGCCTTTCTCGTTTCCAATTTTGAACCCGAGTAACAAGAGTAATAGATTGAAGGATGTTGTAAAGAAACCAAATGTGAGTGTCCTGGAAGATCCTCCCCGGAAATCTTTGGAAATTTTCCAGGCAATGTTGGAACTTTCATCTGCTTTACGACCAGATCATAGTTCCATGCTGAATCGACCCCAATTCAAGATTCCGGGAAGCCCGATTTCTCGTCTTACGAACATGGATGACGATGTTGGAAGCGACGCGAGCTCGGACCTGTTCGAGATCGAAAGCTTGTCGACCCCAACTTCATATCCAACGTACCGTCGGAGCGATTCCCTGGAAGAATCAGCTCCTCTCACTTTCAGTGCAAGAAGGTTTGCTTCTGCGCATGGGATTAATATTAACAGCGGTAATGTACAGTTTGAAATGAGGAGCCTCGGCGATCCGCCGACGCCTTACGTGGCGGATACTGAGTGCTACGCGCCGAGTGAAGTGAGCATTGACTGGAGTGTCACCACGGCCGAGGGCTTCGATAAGGCGAGCGTCACCAATTTCTCTGTGTCCGCTTCAGAAATTGGGAACGTGGATTGCTTGCGAGAGAGGCTGCCGCAGCAGGAGGAGGGAGATGGTGGCGACGGCGGGAAGAGGAAGGGGAACGGAGGGTTGTTGCTGATGGGATGCAGACAGGAGAAGGCGGTGAGCGTGGGGCCCCAGCCGGTGAAATGTGTTGCGGAGGGTCCACCGATTTTCCCACTGCACGTGGGTGGTAGGCCACCGCGGGCTATTAAGACGACGAGGGTAGCGGGCGGCGGCTCTAAAGCGGCGCGGCTGTCGCTTGCTTTTGCAGCATGA
- the LOC140839440 gene encoding protein PLANT CADMIUM RESISTANCE 10 produces MVSQTNYVPPPYIPLSQSDAEAETVTPVDATPVQQHMNNVPEEWSSGICACCDDMQSCCVGLICPCYLFAKNAEFLGSGTLMGSCTTHFILWSLVNSVCCVLTDGILWGLPGCFVACYACGYRRTLRSKYNLQEAPCGDFITHFCCHLCAICQEYREIRERSGSSNPPSQTLEVTAPTLQTMELISSK; encoded by the exons ATGGTGAGCCAAACCAATTATGTACCCCCACCTTATATTCCTCTGAGTCAGTCAGATGCAGAAGCAGAAACAGTAACCCCTGTAGATGCAACGCCTGTTCAACAGCACATGAATAATGTGCCTGAAGAGTGGTCTTCTGGAATCTGTGCTTGTTGTGATGATATGCAGAGCT GTTGTGTTGGCTTAATTTGCCCGTGCTATCTTTTTGCCAAGAATGCAGAGTTTTTGGGGTCCGGAACTCTAATGGGATCTTGTACAACTCATTTTATTTTGTGGTCTCTTGTTAATTCCGTTTGCTGTGTGTTGACTGATGGCATTCTGTGGGGGTTACCTGGATGCTTTGTTGCATGCTATGCGTGTGGGTACCGAAGGACATTAAGGTCAAAGTACAACTTGCAG GAAGCGCCATGCGGAGATTTCATCACTCATTTCTGCTGCCATTTATGTGCCATATGTCAAGAATATAGAGAAATTCGGGAGAGGTCTGGAAGCTCAAATCCTCCGAGTCAGACGTTGGAAGTTACGGCACCTACCTTGCAGACAATGGAATTGATTTCATCGAAATAA
- the LOC140837913 gene encoding heavy metal-associated isoprenylated plant protein 30-like isoform X2, which produces MLCLLWSFWSIWIAKDARKGYEELSLNWMARVLPLHITIRSGVDSLEIDMDRQKVTVTGYVDKRRVLKLVRRTGRKAEFWPFPYDSEYYPYASQYLDESNFASSYNYYTHGYNESVHGYFPQLPYQTIDDRITYSFNEENVHACMIM; this is translated from the exons ATGCTATGTCT ATTGTGGAGCTTTTGGTCCATATGGATTGCGAAGGATGCCAGAAAAGGATACGAAGAGCTATCTCTAAATTGGATGGCAAGGGTTTTGCCTCTACATATCACCATTCGATCGG GTGTTGACAGCTTAGAGATAGACATGGACAGGCAGAAAGTGACCGTGACGGGATATGTTGACAAGAGAAGAGTCCTAAAACTTGTTAGAAGAACAGGAAGAAAGGCTGAGTTTTGGCCATTTCCGTATGATTCTGAATACTACCCTTATGCATCTCAATATTTGGATGAATCCAATTTCGCTTCCTCTTACAATTACTACACCCATGGATACAACGAGAGTGTGCACGGCTACTTCCCTCAGCTCCCGTACCAAACCATCGACGATAGGATCACGTATAGTTTCAATGAAGAAAATGTTCATGCTTGCATGATCATGTAG
- the LOC140837913 gene encoding heavy metal-associated isoprenylated plant protein 45-like isoform X1, with protein sequence MFGGCFKLQAPISNAMSIVELLVHMDCEGCQKRIRRAISKLDGVDSLEIDMDRQKVTVTGYVDKRRVLKLVRRTGRKAEFWPFPYDSEYYPYASQYLDESNFASSYNYYTHGYNESVHGYFPQLPYQTIDDRITYSFNEENVHACMIM encoded by the exons ATGTTTGGTGGTTGTTTCAAGCTGCAAGCTCCTATATCTAATGCTATGTCT ATTGTGGAGCTTTTGGTCCATATGGATTGCGAAGGATGCCAGAAAAGGATACGAAGAGCTATCTCTAAATTGGATG GTGTTGACAGCTTAGAGATAGACATGGACAGGCAGAAAGTGACCGTGACGGGATATGTTGACAAGAGAAGAGTCCTAAAACTTGTTAGAAGAACAGGAAGAAAGGCTGAGTTTTGGCCATTTCCGTATGATTCTGAATACTACCCTTATGCATCTCAATATTTGGATGAATCCAATTTCGCTTCCTCTTACAATTACTACACCCATGGATACAACGAGAGTGTGCACGGCTACTTCCCTCAGCTCCCGTACCAAACCATCGACGATAGGATCACGTATAGTTTCAATGAAGAAAATGTTCATGCTTGCATGATCATGTAG